One window of Thermocoleostomius sinensis A174 genomic DNA carries:
- a CDS encoding glycosyltransferase family 8 protein — MIDIASNVIYLACAADDFYAMPLGVTICSAVSNLSKHYRVVLYVLDGGIHRVNKLKLMESLDQARVEIHWLRPSSSQIEQIYYQSKNSYPISAYLRLLLPEILPRQVEKVIYLDTDVIVKGDLKELWEIEVENYALLAVQDAVHRFLHQAQHLKHLDLTAMGISAEHKYLNSGVLVINLQRWRTDRIANQVIDFLAHHPELPYPDQDGINLILAGEWKELHPLWNQVHVLHLFSAWHESPYSQDWFDEAVKHPAIIHFTGRPKPWISNCTHPQKGAFLHYLSMTAWAGTTTTKWNYLEQLLRRSIRRLMRGVKNWMWRFTQLANAEH; from the coding sequence ATGATCGACATAGCATCAAACGTAATATACTTGGCGTGTGCAGCAGACGATTTCTATGCCATGCCGCTTGGTGTCACAATCTGTTCCGCTGTGTCCAACCTTAGCAAACACTATCGCGTTGTTCTGTATGTGCTAGATGGTGGAATTCATCGAGTTAACAAACTTAAGCTGATGGAATCCCTTGATCAAGCGCGAGTTGAGATTCACTGGCTACGCCCTTCATCAAGCCAAATAGAGCAAATCTACTATCAATCTAAAAACTCTTATCCCATCTCTGCCTACTTGCGGTTGCTGTTGCCTGAAATCTTACCCAGACAAGTAGAGAAAGTCATTTACCTAGATACGGATGTCATTGTCAAAGGAGATTTAAAAGAACTTTGGGAGATTGAGGTTGAAAATTATGCTCTGCTTGCTGTCCAAGACGCGGTACATCGCTTTCTGCATCAGGCGCAACATCTAAAGCATCTGGATCTAACTGCCATGGGAATTTCTGCTGAGCACAAATACCTCAACTCTGGTGTATTGGTGATTAATTTGCAGCGGTGGCGGACTGATAGAATTGCTAATCAAGTCATCGACTTTTTAGCGCATCATCCAGAATTACCCTATCCTGATCAAGACGGAATTAATCTGATTTTGGCAGGAGAATGGAAGGAATTGCATCCGCTCTGGAATCAGGTGCATGTGCTTCATCTGTTCTCGGCATGGCACGAAAGTCCTTACTCTCAAGACTGGTTTGATGAAGCCGTCAAGCACCCGGCAATTATTCATTTCACGGGGCGTCCCAAACCATGGATATCAAACTGCACGCATCCCCAGAAAGGGGCATTTTTACACTATTTGAGTATGACAGCCTGGGCGGGAACCACAACTACGAAATGGAACTATCTTGAGCAATTACTTCGCCGCAGCATCCGGCGTCTCATGCGTGGAGTTAAAAACTGGATGTGGCGATTCACACAGCTAGCCAACGCAGAACATTAG
- a CDS encoding Cof-type HAD-IIB family hydrolase — protein MMQDTSTHLATKQAEVKPPNVQDIRLIVVDLDGTTVGETNQIRPAVKAAIQAARDKGVEVAIATGRMYQSALRFYNDLQLTSPLMTYQGALIKDPASGQVHQHLTVPRSYVAQLLEFLGTPELQSLVSVHLYIDDRLYVREINAETIAYAERSEVEPVAVGDLRQVLDTEPTKLLALSQEIDLIDRLFGSLQKRYTPAELYLTKSVATFLEATHPLVNKGNAVQYLAEEILGLRPENVMTIGDNFNDLEMLQYAGLGVAMGGAPAGVKAVADWVAPDVEADGVAAAIAEFVLIGTEF, from the coding sequence ATGATGCAGGACACTTCTACCCATCTAGCAACAAAACAAGCTGAAGTTAAGCCGCCTAATGTGCAGGACATTCGGTTGATTGTGGTTGATTTGGATGGTACGACCGTTGGTGAAACGAATCAAATTCGTCCGGCCGTCAAAGCCGCGATTCAAGCGGCTAGAGACAAGGGCGTAGAAGTCGCAATCGCCACTGGGCGAATGTATCAATCAGCGCTGCGGTTCTATAACGATTTGCAGCTAACCTCACCGTTGATGACCTATCAAGGGGCATTAATTAAAGATCCGGCATCAGGGCAAGTGCATCAACACTTAACTGTACCACGCTCCTATGTGGCGCAACTGTTAGAATTTCTCGGCACACCCGAGTTGCAGTCTTTGGTGTCGGTGCATTTATATATTGACGATCGGCTATATGTGCGCGAAATTAATGCTGAAACGATCGCCTATGCTGAACGCAGCGAAGTAGAGCCAGTTGCTGTAGGAGATTTACGGCAAGTACTGGACACTGAACCTACTAAGCTATTGGCGTTGAGTCAGGAGATCGATTTAATTGATCGATTATTTGGTTCGTTACAAAAGCGCTATACTCCGGCTGAACTGTACTTAACAAAATCGGTAGCGACGTTCTTGGAAGCTACTCATCCTCTGGTCAATAAGGGGAATGCGGTACAGTACTTAGCGGAAGAGATCCTGGGATTGCGGCCAGAAAACGTGATGACGATCGGCGATAACTTCAATGACTTGGAAATGCTGCAATATGCAGGGCTGGGGGTGGCCATGGGCGGTGCCCCTGCGGGTGTCAAGGCCGTTGCTGACTGGGTGGCGCCCGATGTGGAAGCGGATGGTGTAGCGGCGGCGATCGCAGAATTTGTACTAATCGGAACTGAGTTCTAG